In one Rutidosis leptorrhynchoides isolate AG116_Rl617_1_P2 chromosome 8, CSIRO_AGI_Rlap_v1, whole genome shotgun sequence genomic region, the following are encoded:
- the LOC139862708 gene encoding uncharacterized protein gives MAINSKAYSLFSLPSLLATSKPHNKPTILSCPNFLKPNLTLKSPRLGISYTKRNTTNHVVISCMVEDTSQLYHEPEESFEPINSTPGATIDLKLPRRSLLAHYTCNVCGVRSQKLINRLAYERGTVFVQCTGCLQYHKLVDNLNLVVEYNFKEEIETSPNTDQL, from the exons ATGGCCATTAATTCCAAAGCTTATTCTCTGTTTTCTCTTCCTTCATTACTTGCAACTTCTAAACCCCACAATAAACCCACAATTCTTTCGTGCCCTAATTTCCTTAAACCCAACTTAACCCTAAAATCCCCCAG ATTGGGCATTTCTTATACAAAAAGAAATACTACAAATCATGTGGTGATTTCATGTATGGTTGAAGATACTTCGCAATTGTATCATGAACCTGAAGAATCATTTGAGCCTATAAATTCAACTCCT GGAGCAACTATTGACCTTAAACTTCCAAGAAGAAGTTTGTTAGCCCATTATACGTGCAATGTTTGTGGTGTAAGATCACAAAAGCTCATAAACAGATTAGCATATGAAAGAGGAACAGTTTTTGTGCAG TGTACAGGGTGTTTGCAGTATCACAAACTTGTTGATAATCTAAACCTTGTGGTAGAGTACAACTTTAAGGAGGAAATCGAAACGAGCCCCAATACAGATCAACTTTAA